A part of Xenopus tropicalis strain Nigerian chromosome 4, UCB_Xtro_10.0, whole genome shotgun sequence genomic DNA contains:
- the agbl2 gene encoding cytosolic carboxypeptidase 2 isoform X1, which translates to MCPALSTDLKQEVLTDPYESFMHHHLQYYGYFRGLEPREQFKLPVQRCRKVVTDSDSDMPSSQEDQKKLVYSLLLDSPVFKSRQLVFEDQEGKIIPRLREPKDLYGSSSQDGCWQQARWPSECEVIKQDISHIEWDPTDREIFYKPTGNEPKPPVVSEGTGAVVYEISPAHKGSYFKGSRTGGRKCSHRKNQKVQCNNDLQFESRFESGNLQKAMKVGMYEYELTLRTDLYTSKHTQWFYFQVKNTRKGVPYRFTITNLMKTNSLYNEGLKPLLYSQQDAALKGIGWRREGKDIKYYKNTRSLDGRSLYSLTWTFEFPHDDDICYFAHCYPYTYSDLQRDLKSKISDPACSHYCKLRTLCRSLAGNSIYLLTITSPSTNLTTGAKKKAIVVTARVHPGETNGSWMMKGFLDFILSDSPDAQLLRDTFIFKVVPMLNPDGVIVGNYRCSLSGRDLNRNYKSMLKDAFPCIWHTRSMVKRLLTEREVILYCDFHGHSRKNNVFMYGCNSKGHPLTKLHERIFPLMLSKNAPDKFLFKGCKFKVQKSKEGTGRIDMWKQGIQNSYTMEATFGGSTLGNRKDTHFTTQDLKSMGHHFCDTLLDYCDPDSSKFKLCLSELQRLVEEDIREKMKQLGRDMDSDFTLSDITLSDLESSTSGSNSSESDGLPAHLVDIAEKFYQKKKRRLRSRKERNSLYQKRNARQKQKLHEAVEVSEPAAHIVRNELTKSSGKRKKEQKVAKQIKFQEDLVPQTEENLTTAAPTEKSSMLYSRKPESVSMKTQMINSLPTSCVRDFMDLDHVCERQMTIRPRPSANGNRLPLIITVVQQSTLPPVPKGISALKQHPPPFHSILDQSGDQLTVADHVFRRDKSVAKRGFSSAGIRPYCSGISGEKQKVLDGSIVPLDLHLSLSPEVHRQNKPRQEPLITLGSTEYFEGFLPKPKTDPIRRFPGISSSEPHFPNSSEDITVRNTMK; encoded by the exons ATTCACTATTGCTGGACAGCCCTGTTTTTAAGAGCAGGCAGCTTGTTTTTGAAGATCAGGAGGGGAAAATCATCCCACGACTCAGAGAGCCAAAAGATCTGTATGGCAGTTCCAGTCAAGATGGCTGCTGGCAACAAGCACGGTGGCCTAGTGAATGTGAAGTCATCAAGCAAGATATCAGCCACATTG AGTGGGATCCAACAGACCGAGAAATCTTTTACAAACCCACAGGAAATGAGCCAAAGCCTCCAGTCGTTTCTGAAGGAACAGGAGCTGTGGTATATGAAATCAGTCCAG CTCATAAGGGGTCTTACTTTAAGGGGTCCCGGACTGGTGGGCGCAAGTGTTCACACAGAAAGAACCAGAAGGTGCAGTGTAACAATGACCTGCAGTTTGAATCTCGGTTTGAAAGTGGAAACCTCCAGAAAGCAATGAAAGT TGGCATGTATGAGTATGAGCTGACCCTACGCACTGACCTGTACACCAGCAAACACACCCAGTGGTTCTACTTTCAGgtgaaaaacacaagaaaagggGTTCCGTACAGGTTCACTATCACAAATCTGATGAAAACCAACAGCTTGTACAATGAAGGCCTGAAGCCTTTGCTGTACTCCCAGCAGGATGCTGCGCTGAAAGGCATAGGatggagaagggaaggtaaagaCATTAAATACTATAAGAACACCAGGTCCCTGGATGGCCGCTCTCTGTACAGCCTAACATGGACGTTTGAATTCCCACATGATGATGACATTTGCTATTTTGCTCATTGCTACCCATACACATACTCTGACTTGCAAAGAGATTTGAAGAGCAAGATCAGTGACCCTGCGTGCTCACATTACTGCAAACTGCGCACTTTGTGTAGGAGTTTAGCCGGCAACAGTATTTACCTGCTCACCATCACTTCTCCCTCCACAAACCTCACAACCGGTGCCAAAAAGAAAGCCATAGTGGTAACTGCCAGAGTGCATCCAGGAGAGACCAATGGGTCATGGATGATGAAAGGTTTCTTGGATTTCATCCTGAGTGATTCCCCAGATGCTCAGCTTCTCCGGGATACTTTTATCTTCAAAGTTGTGCCAATGCTTAACCCCGATGGGGTCATTGTTGGGAACTATCGCTGCTCTCTGTCTGGAAGAGATCTGAATAGGAACTATAAAAGCATGCTTAAAGATGCCTTCCCTTGCATCTGGCACACTCGCTCTATGGTGAAAAG GCTTCTTACTGAGCGAGAAGTTATCCTCTATTGTGATTTTCATGGACACAGTCGGAAAAACAATGTCTTTATGTATGGCTGCAACAGCAAGGGACATCCCCTCACAAAACTGCACGAGAGAATTTTTCCCCTGATGTTGAGTAAAAATGCACCTGACAAG TTCTTATTTAAGGGATGTAAGTTTAAAGTGCAGAAAAGTAAAGAAGGAACCGGTCGAATTGACATGTGGAAACAGGGAATCCAAAACAGCTACACCATGGAGGCAACATTTGGCGGATCTACGCTTG GGAACAGAAAAGACACGCATTTTACAACACAGGACCTAAAGTCTATGGGGCATCATTTTTGTGACACATTGCTTGATTATTGTGACCCTGATAGTTCCAAG TTTAAGTTGTGCTTGTCAGAACTACAAAGGTTAGTGGAAGAAGATATCAGAGAGAAAATGAAGCAGCTCGGACGTGACATGGATTCTGATTTCACATTAAGTGACATTACTCTATCTGACTTGGAATCCAG CACCAGTGGATCCAATAGCTCAGAATCAGATGGTCTGCCAGCCCATTTAGTGGACATTGCCGAAAAG TTTTATCAGAAGAAAAAGAGACGACTCCGATCGAGAAAGGAGAGGAACAGCTTGTATCAAAAGCGTAACGCCAGGCAGAAACAAAAGTTACATGAAGCTGTG GAGGTTTCCGAACCAGCTGCTCATATTGTCAGAAATGAACTTACTAAAAGTTCTGGGAAGAGGAAGAAGGAACAGAAAGTCGCCAAG CAGATAAAGTTTCAGGAAGATCTGGTGCCTCAGACTGAAGAGAATCTAACAACTGCAGCTCCAACAG AAAAGTCATCCATGTTGTATTCACGGAAACCAGAATCTGTCTCCATGAAGACTCAGATGATCAACAGTCTCCCAACCTCCTGCGTTA GAGACTTCATGGATCTCGATCATGTTTGTGAGCGGCAAATGACCATTAGGCCCCGCCCAAGTGCGAATGGAAACCGCCTGCCGCTGATTATAACCGTGGTTCAGCAATCCACTTTGCCGCCAGTTCCCAAAGGCATTTCCGCACTGAAGCAGCACCCGCCTCCTTTCCATTCTATACTGGATCAGAGCGGTGATCAGCTGACAGTTGCAGATCATGTGTTTAGAAGAG ATAAATCCGTGGCTAAGCGAGGGTTTTCTTCCGCAGGGATAAGGCCATATTG CTCTGGAATCAGTGGAGAAAAACAGAAAGTCCTTGATGGCTCCATCGTCCCATTGGATCTACATCTGAGTCTTAGCCCAGAGGTGCACAGGCAAAACAAACCACGCCAGGAGCCTCTCATCACTTTGGGCTCTACAG AATATTTCGAGGGCTTTCTACCAAAACCAAAAACCGACCCTATAAGGAGATTTCCCGGTATATCCAGTTCAGAACCCCATTTCCCTAACTCCTCAGAAGATATAACTGTAAGAAATACGATGAAGTGA
- the fnbp4 gene encoding formin-binding protein 4 isoform X2 — protein MEETRVWQDMRGSLILSALWLEMGDWQEVWDENTGCHYYWNTQTNEVTWELPQCLATQVQGVQGYTNSATVGASEVSSGPSKEAKEETVGSISLPIITKKEVKKEVNEAVLAISNKEEEKVGVAAALLAPLLPDTVKEEEERWRRKVILNEDIGEAASEEDEEDLPTSCTDKALSGQNADEAAQEDICSTVQSGESDEEMEEQDTLELEMVLERKKAELRALEEGDMSVSGSSPCSDFSQSEEAQKAKPKSKWKVFVPTASPESTSRSSSKTGRESPETELGAEAPEGSVSAKEPENGDLKVKAPPKVIEEENDDLKFQIGELANSLISKLEFLGINRQSVSNFHVLLFQTETRISDWREGALSGNYLKRKLQDATEQIKQYEINATPKGWSCHWDRDHRRYFYVNEISGESQWEFPEVEEEEGGAASQSKSESIKVESAPALPVEPTENFSASASTKPATAPPVPVTPYWELVQPPLPLEVPLPPPPPPPESPPPLPPPPPSPPPLPPMEDGEIEEVEMEEYNGNEPPAPGTEEPPVKSVESEPQISKAKSESVISGKATKRKAVTTDMFAEQSVTIGSCPVLYTQQALPAVTTMNLSASYMGLPLQVGAPVVMSSMDYTMQSNALVPALPHVMTHGLMSATSVPEQPAPPLPPSQTAQSKSQPSEKTKKIKKEKVKKSKVKMPSLVQKWQSIQRELDEEENSSSSDDDRDVVNQKRIEEWKIHQLTSGMAEKNANFEALPEDWRDRLKRRKMAPST, from the exons ATGGAGGAGACCAGAGTTTGGCAGGACATGCGTGGCAGTTTGATACTCAGTGCTCTCTGGCTGGAG ATGGGCGATTGGCAGGAAGTATGGGATGAAAATACAGGCTGTCATTATTATTGGAACACTCAGACCAATGAAGTGACCTGGGAACTGCCCCAGTGTCTCGCCACACAAGTTCAAGGGGTTCAAGGATACACAAACAG TGCTACTGTTGGGGCCTCTGAGGTTTCCAGCGGGCCCTCTAAGGAGGCGAAAGAAGAAACCGTAGGAAGCATCAGTTTACCCATCATTACTAAGAAAGAAGTAAAGAAG GAGGTGAATGAGGCAGTTTTGGCCATTTCCAACAAGGAGGAAGAAAAGGTGGGTGTGGCTGCTGCTCTGTTAGCGCCACTTTTACCTGATACAGTAAAGGAAGAGGAAGAACGGTGGCGCAGGAAAGTTATCCTTAATGAGGATATCGGAGAAGCTGCTTCTGAAGAAGATGAGGAGGACCTGCCCACCTCTTGCACAGACAAAGCATTATCCGGACAGAATGCAGACGAGGCTGCACAGGAAGACATCTGTAGCACTGTGCAGTCAGGGGAGAGTGATGAAGAGATGGAAGAACAGGACACCCTAGAGCTGGAGATGGTGTTAGAAAGGAAGAAG GCAGAACTGCGAGCGCTGGAGGAGGGAGATATGAGTGTATCTGGGTCAAGTCCATGCTCGGATTTCAGTCAATCAGAGGAAGCTCAAAAAGCAAAACCAAAAAGCAAGTGGAAGGTGTTTGTTCCCACAGCCAGTCCTGAATCAACAAGCCGCAGTTCCAGCAAAACTGGCCGAGAGTCTCCTGAGACGG AACTTGGTGCAGAGGCTCCAGAGGGCTCTGTGTCTGCAAAGGAGCCGGAGAATGGAGACTTAAAGGTGAAAGCGCCCCCAAAAGTAATAGAGGAGGAAAATGATGATTTAAAG ttCCAGATTGGAGAGCTGGCTAACAGTCTGATCAGTAAGCTAGAATTCCTTGGTATTAACAGGCAGTCTGTGTCTAATTTCCACGTGCTGCTGTTTCAAACAGAG ACACGGATCTCCGATTGGAGAGAGGGAGCACTGAGTGGAAACTACCTGAAACGCAAACTGCAAGATGCAACGGAACAAATAAAACAGTATGAAATTAACGCCACTCCTAAAGGCTGGTCCTGCCACTGGGACAG GGATCATAGGCGCTATTTCTATGTTAACGAAATCTCGGGAGAATCCCAGTGGGAGTTTCCTGAAGTGGAAGAGGAAGAGGGGGGTGCAGCATCCCAAAGCAAATCTGAAAGCATTAAGGTCGAAAGTGCCCCGGCTCTTCCTGTGGAACCAACAGAGAATTTTTCAG CTTCTGCCTCAACCAAACCAGCGACTGCTCCTCCTGTACCAGTGACTCCATACTGGGAGCTCGTTCAGCCTCCTCTGCCCTTGGAAGTACCTCTGCCCCCGCCCCCTCCACCACCAGAGTCTCCACCTCCTCTGCCCCCTCCGCCTCCCTCTCCCCCACCCCTGCCTCCCATGGAGGATGGTGAGATCGAAGAGGTAGAAATGGAAGAATATAATGGCAACGAGCCGCCTGCGCCAGGAACGGAAGAACCCCCCGTGAAATCAGTGGAATCAGAGCCACAAATCTCCAAG GCTAAAAGTGAGTCTGTCATTTCTGGCAAAGCCACAAAGAGGAAGGCAGTCACCACGGACATGTTTGCAGAACAAAGCGTAACCATTGGCAGCTGCCCAGTTCTCTATACTCAACAGGCCCTGCCTGCAG TAACAACAATGAACCTTTCAGCCAGTTATATGGGGCTGCCGCTTCAGGTCGGTGCCCCTGTGGTCATGAGCTCGATGGATTATACCATGCAAAGCAATGCCCTGGTACCTGCCTTGCCCCATGTAATGACCCACGGGCTTATGTCTGCAACCTCTGTACCGGAGCAACCAGCCCCACCGCTGCCTCCATCTCAGACGGCCCAGAGCAAGTCTCAACCTTCAGAAAAAACAAAGAAGATCAAAAAAGAAAAG GTTAAAAAGAGCAAGGTGAAGATGCCGTCCCTGGTCCAGAAATGGCAGAGCATACAGAGGGAACTGGATGAGGAGGAAAACTCCAGCTCCAGTGATGACGACCGAGATGTTGTCAACCAGAAACGCATTGAAGAATGGAAAATCCACCAGTTAACAAG TGGCATGGCAGAGAAAAACGCAAATTTTGAGGCGCTACCGGAAGACTGGAGGGACAGACTGAAAAGGCGAAAAATGGCTCCAAGCACGTGA
- the fnbp4 gene encoding formin-binding protein 4 isoform X1, with protein sequence MGKKTRGAPGRRPILQLSPPGPRTGSREGTGSGSEDDGDAQKMAPPTGGITELQPAVVKPTGGLCLLGAYTDSDEEETDSPVKASVGSSTKANTSADIDSTLANFLAEIDAITAPPPPDGDASVTSAVPPTPPRPDPKDAHSLTTATHNGGDQSLAGHAWQFDTQCSLAGVAIEMGDWQEVWDENTGCHYYWNTQTNEVTWELPQCLATQVQGVQGYTNSATVGASEVSSGPSKEAKEETVGSISLPIITKKEVKKEVNEAVLAISNKEEEKVGVAAALLAPLLPDTVKEEEERWRRKVILNEDIGEAASEEDEEDLPTSCTDKALSGQNADEAAQEDICSTVQSGESDEEMEEQDTLELEMVLERKKAELRALEEGDMSVSGSSPCSDFSQSEEAQKAKPKSKWKVFVPTASPESTSRSSSKTGRESPETELGAEAPEGSVSAKEPENGDLKVKAPPKVIEEENDDLKFQIGELANSLISKLEFLGINRQSVSNFHVLLFQTETRISDWREGALSGNYLKRKLQDATEQIKQYEINATPKGWSCHWDRDHRRYFYVNEISGESQWEFPEVEEEEGGAASQSKSESIKVESAPALPVEPTENFSASASTKPATAPPVPVTPYWELVQPPLPLEVPLPPPPPPPESPPPLPPPPPSPPPLPPMEDGEIEEVEMEEYNGNEPPAPGTEEPPVKSVESEPQISKAKSESVISGKATKRKAVTTDMFAEQSVTIGSCPVLYTQQALPAVTTMNLSASYMGLPLQVGAPVVMSSMDYTMQSNALVPALPHVMTHGLMSATSVPEQPAPPLPPSQTAQSKSQPSEKTKKIKKEKVKKSKVKMPSLVQKWQSIQRELDEEENSSSSDDDRDVVNQKRIEEWKIHQLTSGMAEKNANFEALPEDWRDRLKRRKMAPST encoded by the exons ACGATGGTGATGCCCAGAAAATGGCACCTCCTACAGGCGGAATCACTGAACTGCAGCCCGCAGTGGTTAAACCCACCG GTGGACTCTGTTTGCTGGGCGCATACACAGATAGCGATGAAGAAGAAACTGACTCTCCTGTAAAAGCCTCAGTAGGATCTTCTACAAAGGCCAACACATCTGCAGATATTGACAGCACCTTGGCTAATTTCCTTGCG GAAATTGATGCTATCACTGCTCCACCCCCCCCTGATGGCGATGCCTCTGTTACATCTGCCGTGCCTCCAACACCACCAAGGCCTGATCCCAAAGATGCTCATTCTTTAACCACCGCCACACATAATGGAGGAGACCAGAGTTTGGCAGGACATGCGTGGCAGTTTGATACTCAGTGCTCTCTGGCTGGAG TTGCAATTGAGATGGGCGATTGGCAGGAAGTATGGGATGAAAATACAGGCTGTCATTATTATTGGAACACTCAGACCAATGAAGTGACCTGGGAACTGCCCCAGTGTCTCGCCACACAAGTTCAAGGGGTTCAAGGATACACAAACAG TGCTACTGTTGGGGCCTCTGAGGTTTCCAGCGGGCCCTCTAAGGAGGCGAAAGAAGAAACCGTAGGAAGCATCAGTTTACCCATCATTACTAAGAAAGAAGTAAAGAAG GAGGTGAATGAGGCAGTTTTGGCCATTTCCAACAAGGAGGAAGAAAAGGTGGGTGTGGCTGCTGCTCTGTTAGCGCCACTTTTACCTGATACAGTAAAGGAAGAGGAAGAACGGTGGCGCAGGAAAGTTATCCTTAATGAGGATATCGGAGAAGCTGCTTCTGAAGAAGATGAGGAGGACCTGCCCACCTCTTGCACAGACAAAGCATTATCCGGACAGAATGCAGACGAGGCTGCACAGGAAGACATCTGTAGCACTGTGCAGTCAGGGGAGAGTGATGAAGAGATGGAAGAACAGGACACCCTAGAGCTGGAGATGGTGTTAGAAAGGAAGAAG GCAGAACTGCGAGCGCTGGAGGAGGGAGATATGAGTGTATCTGGGTCAAGTCCATGCTCGGATTTCAGTCAATCAGAGGAAGCTCAAAAAGCAAAACCAAAAAGCAAGTGGAAGGTGTTTGTTCCCACAGCCAGTCCTGAATCAACAAGCCGCAGTTCCAGCAAAACTGGCCGAGAGTCTCCTGAGACGG AACTTGGTGCAGAGGCTCCAGAGGGCTCTGTGTCTGCAAAGGAGCCGGAGAATGGAGACTTAAAGGTGAAAGCGCCCCCAAAAGTAATAGAGGAGGAAAATGATGATTTAAAG ttCCAGATTGGAGAGCTGGCTAACAGTCTGATCAGTAAGCTAGAATTCCTTGGTATTAACAGGCAGTCTGTGTCTAATTTCCACGTGCTGCTGTTTCAAACAGAG ACACGGATCTCCGATTGGAGAGAGGGAGCACTGAGTGGAAACTACCTGAAACGCAAACTGCAAGATGCAACGGAACAAATAAAACAGTATGAAATTAACGCCACTCCTAAAGGCTGGTCCTGCCACTGGGACAG GGATCATAGGCGCTATTTCTATGTTAACGAAATCTCGGGAGAATCCCAGTGGGAGTTTCCTGAAGTGGAAGAGGAAGAGGGGGGTGCAGCATCCCAAAGCAAATCTGAAAGCATTAAGGTCGAAAGTGCCCCGGCTCTTCCTGTGGAACCAACAGAGAATTTTTCAG CTTCTGCCTCAACCAAACCAGCGACTGCTCCTCCTGTACCAGTGACTCCATACTGGGAGCTCGTTCAGCCTCCTCTGCCCTTGGAAGTACCTCTGCCCCCGCCCCCTCCACCACCAGAGTCTCCACCTCCTCTGCCCCCTCCGCCTCCCTCTCCCCCACCCCTGCCTCCCATGGAGGATGGTGAGATCGAAGAGGTAGAAATGGAAGAATATAATGGCAACGAGCCGCCTGCGCCAGGAACGGAAGAACCCCCCGTGAAATCAGTGGAATCAGAGCCACAAATCTCCAAG GCTAAAAGTGAGTCTGTCATTTCTGGCAAAGCCACAAAGAGGAAGGCAGTCACCACGGACATGTTTGCAGAACAAAGCGTAACCATTGGCAGCTGCCCAGTTCTCTATACTCAACAGGCCCTGCCTGCAG TAACAACAATGAACCTTTCAGCCAGTTATATGGGGCTGCCGCTTCAGGTCGGTGCCCCTGTGGTCATGAGCTCGATGGATTATACCATGCAAAGCAATGCCCTGGTACCTGCCTTGCCCCATGTAATGACCCACGGGCTTATGTCTGCAACCTCTGTACCGGAGCAACCAGCCCCACCGCTGCCTCCATCTCAGACGGCCCAGAGCAAGTCTCAACCTTCAGAAAAAACAAAGAAGATCAAAAAAGAAAAG GTTAAAAAGAGCAAGGTGAAGATGCCGTCCCTGGTCCAGAAATGGCAGAGCATACAGAGGGAACTGGATGAGGAGGAAAACTCCAGCTCCAGTGATGACGACCGAGATGTTGTCAACCAGAAACGCATTGAAGAATGGAAAATCCACCAGTTAACAAG TGGCATGGCAGAGAAAAACGCAAATTTTGAGGCGCTACCGGAAGACTGGAGGGACAGACTGAAAAGGCGAAAAATGGCTCCAAGCACGTGA
- the agbl2 gene encoding cytosolic carboxypeptidase 2 (The RefSeq protein has 1 substitution compared to this genomic sequence), producing MCPALSTDLKQEVLTDPYESFMHHHLQYYGYFRGLEPREQFKLPVQRCRKVVTDSDSDMPSSQEDQKKLVYSLLLDSPVFKSRQLVFEDQEGKIIPRLREPKDLYGSSSQDGCWQQARWPSECEVIKQDISHIEWDPTDREIFYKPTGNEPKPPVVSEGTGAVVYEISPAHKGSYFKGSRTGGRKCSHRKNQKVQCNNDLQFESRFESGNLQKAMKVGMYEYELTLRTDLYTSKHTQWFYFQVKNTRKGVPYRFTITNLMKTNSLYNEGLKPLLYSQQDAALKGIGWRREGKDIKYYKNTRSLDGRSLYSLTWTFEFPHDDDICYFAHCYPYTYSDLQRDLKSKISDPACSHYCKLRTLCRSLAGNSIYLLTITSPSTNLTTGAKKKAIVVTARVHPGETNGSWMMKGFLDFILSDSPDAQLLRDTFIFKVVPMLNPDGVIVGNYRCSLSGRDLNRNYKSMLKDAFPCIWHTRSMVKRLLTEREVILYCDFHGHSRKNNVFMYGCNSKGHPLTKLHERIFPLMLSKNAPDKFLFKGCKFKVQKSKEGTGRIDMWKQGIQNSYTMEATFGGSTLGNRKDTHFTTQDLKSMGHHFCDTLLDYCDPDSSKFKLCLSELQRLVEEDIREKMKQLGRDMDSDFTLSDITLSDLESSTSGSNSSESDGLPAHLVDIAEKFYQKKKRRLRSRKERNSLYQKRNARQKQKLHEAVEVSEPAAHIVRNELTKSSGKRKKEQKVAKIKFQEDLVPQTEENLTTAAPTEKSSMLYSRKPESVSMKTQMINSLPTSCVRDFMDLDHVCERQMTIRPRPSANGNRLPLIITVVQQSTLPPVPKGISALKQHPPPFHSILDQSGDQLTVADHVFRRDKSVAKRGFSSAGIRPYCSGISGEKQKVLDGSIVPLDLHLSLSPEVHRQNKPRQEPLITLGSTEYFEGFLPKPKTDPVRRFPGISSSEPHFPNSSEDITVRNTMK from the exons ATTCACTATTGCTGGACAGCCCTGTTTTTAAGAGCAGGCAGCTTGTTTTTGAAGATCAGGAGGGGAAAATCATCCCACGACTCAGAGAGCCAAAAGATCTGTATGGCAGTTCCAGTCAAGATGGCTGCTGGCAACAAGCACGGTGGCCTAGTGAATGTGAAGTCATCAAGCAAGATATCAGCCACATTG AGTGGGATCCAACAGACCGAGAAATCTTTTACAAACCCACAGGAAATGAGCCAAAGCCTCCAGTCGTTTCTGAAGGAACAGGAGCTGTGGTATATGAAATCAGTCCAG CTCATAAGGGGTCTTACTTTAAGGGGTCCCGGACTGGTGGGCGCAAGTGTTCACACAGAAAGAACCAGAAGGTGCAGTGTAACAATGACCTGCAGTTTGAATCTCGGTTTGAAAGTGGAAACCTCCAGAAAGCAATGAAAGT TGGCATGTATGAGTATGAGCTGACCCTACGCACTGACCTGTACACCAGCAAACACACCCAGTGGTTCTACTTTCAGgtgaaaaacacaagaaaagggGTTCCGTACAGGTTCACTATCACAAATCTGATGAAAACCAACAGCTTGTACAATGAAGGCCTGAAGCCTTTGCTGTACTCCCAGCAGGATGCTGCGCTGAAAGGCATAGGatggagaagggaaggtaaagaCATTAAATACTATAAGAACACCAGGTCCCTGGATGGCCGCTCTCTGTACAGCCTAACATGGACGTTTGAATTCCCACATGATGATGACATTTGCTATTTTGCTCATTGCTACCCATACACATACTCTGACTTGCAAAGAGATTTGAAGAGCAAGATCAGTGACCCTGCGTGCTCACATTACTGCAAACTGCGCACTTTGTGTAGGAGTTTAGCCGGCAACAGTATTTACCTGCTCACCATCACTTCTCCCTCCACAAACCTCACAACCGGTGCCAAAAAGAAAGCCATAGTGGTAACTGCCAGAGTGCATCCAGGAGAGACCAATGGGTCATGGATGATGAAAGGTTTCTTGGATTTCATCCTGAGTGATTCCCCAGATGCTCAGCTTCTCCGGGATACTTTTATCTTCAAAGTTGTGCCAATGCTTAACCCCGATGGGGTCATTGTTGGGAACTATCGCTGCTCTCTGTCTGGAAGAGATCTGAATAGGAACTATAAAAGCATGCTTAAAGATGCCTTCCCTTGCATCTGGCACACTCGCTCTATGGTGAAAAG GCTTCTTACTGAGCGAGAAGTTATCCTCTATTGTGATTTTCATGGACACAGTCGGAAAAACAATGTCTTTATGTATGGCTGCAACAGCAAGGGACATCCCCTCACAAAACTGCACGAGAGAATTTTTCCCCTGATGTTGAGTAAAAATGCACCTGACAAG TTCTTATTTAAGGGATGTAAGTTTAAAGTGCAGAAAAGTAAAGAAGGAACCGGTCGAATTGACATGTGGAAACAGGGAATCCAAAACAGCTACACCATGGAGGCAACATTTGGCGGATCTACGCTTG GGAACAGAAAAGACACGCATTTTACAACACAGGACCTAAAGTCTATGGGGCATCATTTTTGTGACACATTGCTTGATTATTGTGACCCTGATAGTTCCAAG TTTAAGTTGTGCTTGTCAGAACTACAAAGGTTAGTGGAAGAAGATATCAGAGAGAAAATGAAGCAGCTCGGACGTGACATGGATTCTGATTTCACATTAAGTGACATTACTCTATCTGACTTGGAATCCAG CACCAGTGGATCCAATAGCTCAGAATCAGATGGTCTGCCAGCCCATTTAGTGGACATTGCCGAAAAG TTTTATCAGAAGAAAAAGAGACGACTCCGATCGAGAAAGGAGAGGAACAGCTTGTATCAAAAGCGTAACGCCAGGCAGAAACAAAAGTTACATGAAGCTGTG GAGGTTTCCGAACCAGCTGCTCATATTGTCAGAAATGAACTTACTAAAAGTTCTGGGAAGAGGAAGAAGGAACAGAAAGTCGCCAAG ATAAAGTTTCAGGAAGATCTGGTGCCTCAGACTGAAGAGAATCTAACAACTGCAGCTCCAACAG AAAAGTCATCCATGTTGTATTCACGGAAACCAGAATCTGTCTCCATGAAGACTCAGATGATCAACAGTCTCCCAACCTCCTGCGTTA GAGACTTCATGGATCTCGATCATGTTTGTGAGCGGCAAATGACCATTAGGCCCCGCCCAAGTGCGAATGGAAACCGCCTGCCGCTGATTATAACCGTGGTTCAGCAATCCACTTTGCCGCCAGTTCCCAAAGGCATTTCCGCACTGAAGCAGCACCCGCCTCCTTTCCATTCTATACTGGATCAGAGCGGTGATCAGCTGACAGTTGCAGATCATGTGTTTAGAAGAG ATAAATCCGTGGCTAAGCGAGGGTTTTCTTCCGCAGGGATAAGGCCATATTG CTCTGGAATCAGTGGAGAAAAACAGAAAGTCCTTGATGGCTCCATCGTCCCATTGGATCTACATCTGAGTCTTAGCCCAGAGGTGCACAGGCAAAACAAACCACGCCAGGAGCCTCTCATCACTTTGGGCTCTACAG AATATTTCGAGGGCTTTCTACCAAAACCAAAAACCGACCCTATAAGGAGATTTCCCGGTATATCCAGTTCAGAACCCCATTTCCCTAACTCCTCAGAAGATATAACTGTAAGAAATACGATGAAGTGA